In a genomic window of SAR324 cluster bacterium:
- a CDS encoding transposase gives MTTRRYTLRDDQWQRIEHLLPGRVGTVRVTAKDNCLFVKAVLYRYRVGIPWLPERFGDFRVIHTRHMRWSKRGVRQRIFEV, from the coding sequence ATGACTACCAGGCGCTACACTCTCCGTGATGATCAGTGGCAACGGATCGAACATCTGCTCCCCGGCAGAGTTGGTACAGTCAGGGTTACTGCCAAAGATAATTGCCTCTTTGTCAAGGCAGTGCTCTACCGTTATCGGGTCGGTATCCCTTGGCTGCCCGAACGCTTTGGTGATTTTCGGGTGATTCACACTCGTCACATGCGCTGGAGCAAACGGGGTGTCCGGCAACGGATCTTTGAAGTG